GTCCAGTTGGCGTCCGCCGTGGTTCGAGACGACCACCCCGTCCGCACCCAGGTCGAGCGCGCGGCGGGCGTCGTCGGGGTGCAAAATGCCCTTGAGGAGTATGGGCAGCGAGGTCAGCTCGCGCAGCCACGGCAGGTGGTCCCAGTTCAGGACCGGGTTGGCGAAGACCTGCGCCCAGTGCGCAGCCACGGACCGGCTGTCGGCGCCGACAGGCAGACCGGCCCGGAAGGCCGGGTCGCTGGTGAAGTTGGCGATGCCGGCTCCGTTGAGGAAGGGCAGATAGCCGTGGTCGAGATCCGCGGGGCGGTATCCAAATGTAGGCGCGTCGATGGTAAGGACGAGCGCGGTGTAGCCGCTCGCCTCCGCGCGCCGCACGAGTGACTCGGCCACGGCCCGGTCCGCCGGCCAGTACAGCTGGAACCAGCGCGGCATGGGAGCGCCGTCTGCCGGTGCGTCGCTGCCCGGTTCGGCGGCAGCCGCGACGTCCTCCATGCTGTACGACGAGCCGGTCGACAGGACGAACGGGACGCCGACGTCCCGCGCTCCCTGAGCCGAGGCCAGCTCGCCATCTGCGTGGACTACGGTCTGCGCGGCCACCGGAGCCAGCAACACGGGCACCGGAAGGCGCTGCCCGAGCAACGGCACCGACAGGTCGCGACGGGCAGTACCCCGCAGCATGCGGGGCAGCAGCAGCCAGCGTTTGAAGGCTTCCCGGTTGGCCCGGCCGGTCGCGCCGGTGCCGGCATCGCCAGCCGCGTATCCGTAGGCGGCCGGTGTCAGAACGGCACGGGCCGCCTCGCCCAGGGCCGTCAGGTCCGTCGGCAGTGGCGGGGTCTGCCCGCGGGCCCCCGCCAGGTAGATCTCACGCACCAGGTTGCTGCGGGGTGTCTCCGTCATATCTCCCCCATGAGTCTGCCGTTCGGACGGCAGACCGCGTCCGCCGGGGGGCGTGAGTCGGCGGTCAGGGCCCGGTCCTCTCGGATCCGTCGCGCGAGCCGACGGGCGGGGCCGGGCTGTTCGGAGGTCAGGGAGAAGTGGCCGCCAGGCAGTCCCTCGACGTCCAGTCCACCCGTCGTGTGACGCGCCCAGCCCTCCATCTGGCCAGGAGTGTTCTTCGGGTCCTCTGCGGCGAGCAGCACCGTGATGGGGGCCTCCAGGGCTGCGCCGGGTGGGCACCGGTAACGGCGCAGGGCGCGGTGGTCGGCGCGCAGCAGCCGAAGCATCTCGCGGACCGTCTCCGGGTCCTGGAGGAGCGCATCGGGGACGCCGCCCAGACGCCGCAGTTCCCCGACGATCTCGCGGTCCCCGCAGTTGTCCAGGTCGCGTTCCTCCCAGTCCTGGGAGGGCGGCCGGGCAGCTGACGCGAAGAGCCGCGCGACCGCGCCGGGGCGACCCATCCGGCGGGCCGTCTCGAAAGCGGTCAGCGCGCCCATGCTGTGCCCCAGAAGGAACAGGGGCTGATCGCTGTGTGCGGCGAGCGCCCGGACGGCCTCCTCAGCGAGCGCGGCGATGTCCTCGGCGAACGGATCGGCGCGCCGGTCCTGCCGGCCCGGATACTGGAACGCAACCAGCTCAATGTCTTCGGGCAACGCAGCGGACAACGCGGCGAACGCGGATGCGGCGCCGCCGGCGTGAGGGAAGCACACCAAGCGTGCGAGGCTGTGCGGTCGCGGATGGAAGACGCGCGCTGCGCTGCGAGTCGGGTTCATGAAGTTTCACCTTCGGTCGGAGTGCGCAGTGCGGCCAGCAGGTCCTCGAGACGGGCCCGGGCTATGTCGCGCATGCCGGCGTCGAGGTGGTGGGCGGCGACCGCGGACTCGAGGCGGGTGAGGCCCTCGAGGATGGCTTCGATGCCCTGTATTCGTTCCGCGTCCGTCGGTTCTGGTTCGCCGAGCTGGCCGCGCAGATGGTGGACGAGTTCGACTGGCGTCGGATAGTCGTAGATGAAGGTGGCGGGGAGCCGGATGCCGGTGGCCTTGGCCAGGCGGTTGCGCAGTTCCACCGCGGTGAGCGAGTCGAAGCCGATCCGGTCGAAGACTCCGTGCGGATCGACCATGGCGGACGAGGCATGCCCGAGGACCACTGCGATCTCGTGGCACACGGTCTCGACGAGATCGTCGCCGCTTCCGCTGTCGCCGTTCCTCGGGCCGTCCGGCGAGGGGGAGGCGGGCGTGCCGAGCACGGCGGCCGGACCAGAGGAGTTTCGGGGGGTTTCCGTCAGAAGGCTCTTGAGCAGCGAGGACGCCGGAGCGGCGGTGGACAGGGCGTCGAGGCTCCACTGCGCGGCGACGGCCACGGGCGCGTTACGGTACATCGCGGCGTCCAGGAGTTCCAGGCCGCGCTTCGCGGAGAGCGGGGCCACTCCGGTGCGTGCCATACGAGCCATGTCCGCCTCGTTCAGGGCCCTTCCCATGCCCAACGTGCCCTCCCACAGGCCCCAGACGAGGGATACCCCGGGCCGCCCGGTCGCGCGCCGGTGTTCGACGAGCGCGTCGAGGAAGGCGTTGCCGGCTGCGTACGCGGTCTGCCCGGCGGAACCGATGGTCCCGGCCAGGGAGGAGAAGACGACGAACGCCGACAGCCCGAGGGGCTCAGTGAGTTCATGGAGGTGAAGTGTCGCGTCGACCTTCGGCCGCAGGGTGCGGTCGAGCTTTTCGGGGGTCATGGCCTCGAAGACGCCGTCATCGAGCACACCCGCCGCGTGCACGACTCCGCCGAGGCGCACACCGTCACCCGTCAATCCGTCCAGTACGGCGGCCAGCGCTTCCCGGTCAGCCGCGTCACACGCCACGGTGCGAACATCGGCGCCGAGATCACGCAGGTCGGCCACGGCTTGAGCGGCCTCGGTCGTCGGGCCCGGAAGCTGGCGCCCCATCAGGACCAGTTGGCGCACTCCGTGCTCAGTGACCAGGTGCCGAGCGACGAGCGGGCCCAAGCCGCCGAAACCTCCGGTGATCAGCACGGCGCGCGAGGTGTCCCAGGGCCCGTCGCCGCCCGTGAACTCAAGGACAACCTTGCCAATGTGGCGGGCTTCGCTCAAGTGACGGAACGCCTCGGGCGCACGCCGGACGTCCCAGGCCGACACCGGCGGAGGCATGATGGCGCCCCGCTCGAAGAGGGCGAGCAGCGTGCCGAGCATCTGCCGGATCCGGTCGGGGCCCGGGTCCCGTACGTCGAATGCCCGGTACACGACGCCGGGGTGCGTCCGGGCCACCACGGCGGCGTCGCGCCGATCGGTCTTGCCCATCTCCAGGAAGCGGCCGCCGCGCTGCAGCAACCGCAGGGAAGCGTCGGCGTACTCGCCCGCGAGGGAGTTGAGTACCACGTCGACGCCCCGGCCTCCGGTGCTCTCGCGGAAGCGGTGCTCGAACTCCAGCGTGCGCGAGGACGCGATGCGGTCCTCCGCTAGTCCCATGGCACGCAGCACGTTCCATTTGCCGGGTCCCGCGGTGGCGTACGCCTCGGCGCCTAGGTGGCGAGCGAGCTGCAGTGCTGCGGTGCCGACGCCGCCCGTGCCCGCGTGCACGAGGACCGACTCCCCTTGTCGCAGGCCTGCCAGGTCGACGAGCCCGTAGTAGGCGGTCAGGTAGGCGACGGGGACCGCAGCGGCTTGGGGAAAGGTCCAACCCTGCGGGATGCGGCAGATCAGCCGATGATCGGTCACCGAGACCGGACCGACACCCGAGAAGAGGCCCATCACCCGGTCGCCCGGCTTGAAGTCCGTCACGCCGGGGCCGACACCGAGGACGACACCAGAGCCCTCGCCGCCCTGGCCGGGATCTGCGGCGGACGGGTCGACCGACGGGGGGATCACACCGAGGGACAGCAGTACGTCTCGGAAGTTCAGCCCGGCGGCGTGCATCTGTACTCTGACCTGCCCGTGGGTCAGCGGGGCGGCGGCCTCGGGCCAGGGAGCCAGGGCCAGATCCGTCAGCGAACCCCGGGCGACGTAGTCGAGTCGCCAGTGCGTCTGGTCCGTGGGCGGGCGCAGGACGGTGTCCGGTTCCTGTGCGGTGAGCACGGGCCGGTACGCCGTTCCACCGCGCAGGGCGAGTTGGGGCTCGGCGAGGGCCAGTGCGGCCGAGAGGACACGGCGGGACTCGGGAGCGTCGTCGGAATCGATCAGGACGAAGGTTCCCGGATGCTCGGTTTGTGCGGCGCGCAGCAGTCCCCACACGGCACTGCCGACGAGGGCGGCGGGAGCGGCCGCCGGCTGTTCGCCGCCCACCGTCATGGCGCCTCCGGTGAGGACCACGAGCTGGGTACCGGCGGGCCGCCCCCCGGTGGTGACCAGTTGCGCGGTGCTCAGGACGTGACCGAGGACATCGCGGACGGATTCGGCGTCCGACCGGCCGTCCCTGGCCGAAGACGGCGGGGAGGGCATTAGAACGAGCTCGGGAGCGGTTTCAGAGGCGAGGGCGGCGGCAAGGGCTGCATGGTCTCGGAAGACGGGCGGGGCACTGCCTTCGGCGTCCAGCTCTCCGTACGGTCCGGTTCCGTAGGCGTCGAACACGGCCCACCGGGGCCGGGCGCTGGTGCTCGGCGGGAGGGCGACCGGCTCCCACGACGGGACATACAGGCCGTCGCCGACCTCCATAGGGCCGGCCGGGGCGGCGACCGGACGCAGTGCCAGCGACCCCACCGAGGCCACTGGCTGTCCCGCCGCGTCCGCCACGTCGACCGCGACGGCATGCGCTCCGGCGGGGGCGAGCCGCACCCTCAGGCGTGTACCGGCCGGTCCGTGGAATCGCACCCGGGACCAGGTGTAGGGGACGAGGGCCGTGGAGGTGTCCTTGATCAGTCCACCAAGTGCGACGGGGTGCAGTGCCGCGTCGAACAGCGCCGGGTGCACGAGGTAGCGGCCAGGGCGCTGGGCGAACACTTCCGACGACTCGACCTCGGCGAACACCTCCTGCCCGCGGCGCCAAAGCGCACGCACGCCCCGGAAGGCCGGTCCGTAGTCGAGTCCCGAGGCGGCGAGGTCGGCGTACAGGCGGTCGGGTTCCAGGGCTACGGGCTCGGCACCCTGGGGCGGCCAGACGTCGAGTGCGGCCGGGCGCTCGGGCGTTGGGCCGACGAGCGTGCCGTGGGCGTGGCGGAGCCAGCCGCCTGCGACACCCGCCATGCGCGCGTGAACGGTGACAGACCTGCGGCCGGCGTTCTCGGCGGAGACGAAGACATGCAATTCCGTGTCCGAATCATCGGGAACCACGAGCGGCGCCTCCAGAACGAGCTCCTCCAGGGTGTTGCTGCCCGCTTCCCGGGCAGCCATCGCCACCAGCTCCCACAGCGCCGTGCCAGGTAGCACGACGTCTCCCGCGACACGGTGGTGGGGGAGCCACGGCTGCTCCCCGACGGACAGCCGTCCCGTCAGCAAGATCCCCTCAGGGTTGGCGAGTTCGATGCGCGAGGTGAGCACCGGGTGGTCGATGGGCGTGGATCCGGTGGCGCCGGTCCGGACCGGCCCAGGCTCGGCGAGCCAGTAGTGGCCGCGCTGGAAGGGGTACGTCGGCAGTGCGGTGCGCCGGGCACCGCGGCCGACGAATACGGCCGTCCAGTCGACGTCGGTGCCGCACACATCCAGGCGGGAGAGGGAGCTCAGCAGTTCCTCCGGCTCGGGCTGCCGTCCCCTCAGGGTGGGGACCACCGTGGGGATGGGCCCCAGGACTCGCGGCCCGTCGGCGTTCTCGGCGAGACAGTCGGCGGCGTGTGACGTGAGCGCACCCCGCGGACCCAGTTCGAGGAAGCGAGTGCACCCCAGGTCCGCCAGGCTGTGCACGCCCTCCTGGAAGCGGACCGTGTGGCGCGCGTGACGCACCCAGTAGTCGGGGGACTCCAGTTCTCCGGGCCGGGCGGGCTTCCCCGTCAGGTCGGAAACGACGGTGAGGCGAGGTGCGTGGAACTCCGACCGCTGTACGGCGCTGCGGAACTCCGCGAGCGCCGGCTCCATCAGCGGGGAGTGGAACGCGTGGTGAACGCGCAGCCAGCTCGCCCTGCCGCCCCTCTCCTCGAAGGCCGCCACCACGGCCGCAAGGGCTTCTCGGTCGCCCGAGAGCACGGTCGCGGCGGGGCCGTTGACGGCGGCCAGCGCGATCCGGTCCTCGTGGCCGGCCAGCAGCGCGGTCGCTTCTTCCTCCCCGGCGTTCAGGGCGGCCATGGCGCCGCCCGACGGCAGTTGCTGCATGATCCGGCCCCGCGCGGCGACGAGCGCGGCAGCATCGTCGAGCGACAAAACGCCCGCGACGTGCACGGCTGCCAGGGCTCCGACGGAGTGACCGAATACCGCGTCGGGATGGACGCCCCACGAGTCCAAGAGGTGGGCCAGGGCCACCTCCCCTGCAAACAAGGTGGGCTGGGCGTATTCGGTACGTTCCAGCAGACCGGCTTCGGAGGAGCCCTCGGGGGCGAAGGCCACGTTCCGCAGTGGGTGGTTGAGGTGCGGTCCGAGCGCGTCGCACACCTCGTCGAAGGCGATGGCGTAGGTGGGAAAGGCCTCGTACAGCTCCCGGCCGGATCCGGGACGCTGGGAGCCCTGACCCGCGAAGAGAAATGCAGTCCGGCCTGCGGTCGCCGTGCCGCGCACCGCCTGCAGGACGGTGTCACCGGCGGAGAGTCCGCGCAGCCCTTCGAGTACGCCGTCTCGGTCGCGCCCCAGAAGAACGGCCCGGTGCACCAGGCGAGTCCGGGTAGTAGCCAGCGAGAAGCCCAAATCCAGGATGTCGGCGGAGGGGTTTGTGGCCATGTGATGGTGGAGGGCGTCGGCCTGTGCCCGCAGCGCCGGTTCGGTGGCCGCAGACAGAAGTACCGGGACCACCGGGAGCGCAGGCGCCTGCGGACCTGCCGGAACGGCCGGGCGGGCGGACCGTGAGGCCTGTTCCAGGATCAGGTGTGCGTTGGTGCCGCTGATACCGAAGGCCGACACCGCTGCTCTGCGGGGCCGGTCGAGCTCCGGCCAAACGGTCGCCTCCGTCAGCAGGGACACGGCCCCGCTGGACCAGTCGACACGGGAGGTGGGACGGTCGGCGTGGAGGGTCCGGGGCAGCACGCCGTGATGCATCGCCAGGGTCATCTTGATCACGCCGCCGACGCCGGCGGCGGCCTGTGCGTGTCCGATGTTGGACTTGAGCGACCCGAGGTGGAGCGGGCGGTTCGGTGCGTGCGCAGTGCCATACACAGCCAGGAGGGCGCGCGCCTCAATCGGGTCGCCCAGGGCAGTGCCCGTGCCGTGCGCCTCGACTGCGTCGACTTCGGACGGGTGAAGTCCGGCGGCGTCCAGTGCCTCTTTGATCAGCCGTTCCTGGGCCGGGCCGCTGGGCGAGGTGAGGCCGTTGCTCGCACCGTCCTGGTTGACGGCGGATCCCCGGATGACGGCGAGGACGTCGTGGTTGTGGCGCACTGCATCGGAGAGCCGTTCGACCAGCAGAAGTCCGACGCCCTCCGACCACGCCGTGCCGTCCGCCGCGTCGGAGAAGGACTTGCACCGGCCGTCGGCGGCGAGTCCGCGCTGCCGGCTGAACTCGACGAAAGGCATGGGTGTCGCCATCACCGTCGCGCCGCCCGCCAGGGCGAGTGTGCATTCGCCGCGGCGGATCGAGGCGCAGGCGAGGTGCAGCGCCACCAGTGACGACGAGCAGGCCGTGTCCACCGTGACGGCCGGTCCCTCGAAGCCGAAAGTGTAAGAGATCCGGCCGGAGGCGACGCTGCCAGCGCTGCCAGTGCTCAGATAGCCCTCGTAGTCCTGGGGGGCGGATGAGAGGCGGGACGCGTAGTCGTCGTACATCGTCCCGACAAAGACACCGGTCCGGCTGCCGTGCAGGGTTCGTGGGTCCAGACCGGCCTGCTCGAACGCCTCCCAGGCCACTTCCAGGAGCAGCCGCTGCTGGGGGTCGATTGCGTGGGCCTCTCGGGGTGAGATCCCGAAGAACTCCGGGTCGAACCGGGCCGCATCGTGGAGGAAGCCGCCTTCGGTCGCGTACGAGGTTCCTGGTGTGTCAGGGTCCGGGTCGAAGAGGCCCGTCAGATCCCATCCGCGGTCACTGGGAAACGGGCCCACCGCATCGGTCTCCTCGGTGAGCAACCGCCAAAGGTCCTGCGGCGAGTTGACCCCGCCCGGGTACCGGCAGGCCATGCCGACGATCGCGATCGGCTCGTACCAAGCTTCCTCAAGTCGGGTGTTGACGCCCTTGAGCCGCTCGTTCTCCTTCAGAGCTGCCCGCAGCGCCTCGACCAGCTGTTCGTTACTTGTGGACGCCATCATGTCTCTCCGTACTTCGCTGATCGGGACGGACTAGGACGGGCTGTCACCCAGTGCCAGGCGCACCAACTCGTCGGCAGTCATGGCGTCCAGGGCGCGGAATGGGCCGGATTCCGGCTCCGGGGCGCGGCCGGCCGACTGATCCGTCGAGGACCCTGCGGTCTCCTCACCGAACAGCGCGGTCCGAAGCATGTCAGCCAGCGCGCCGGGGGTGGGATGGTCGAAGACCAGCGTGGGCGGCAGTGCGAGTCCCGTGACGGCAGCCAGGTGGTTGCGCAGTTCGAGCGCCATCAGCGAGTCGAACCCGAGGTCCTGGAACGGGCGGTCCGCCGTGACCTGGTCCTGGCCGCGGTGGCCGAGGACGGACGCGGCGGCGTCCGAGACTGCTGTGACGAGCAGGTGCTGGCGCTCGCCGGAAGGTGCGGCGGCCAGTGCGCTCCGCAGGTCGGAGCCGTGGTCGCGCGGGACTCCGGTTGCAGCCAGCCGCGGCTGGACCAGGTCGCGCAGCACCGCGGGCGCGGTGTCCGGGTCCAGGGCGCGGAGGTCGAGTCGTACGGCGGCGGGCGCCGCGGTGCCTGCGGCGACCGCGGCGTCGAAGAGAGCGAGCCCGGCGCGGTCCGGGAGGGGCTGCACTCCGGAGCGGGACAGGCGCTCCAGCTCTGCGGTACCGAGTCCCGCCGCCATTCCGCTGTCTGTTTCCCACAGTCCCCATGCAAGGGATACGGCCGCTCGCCCCGCGGCCCGGCGTGCCTGGGCCAGGCCGTCGAGGAAGGTGTTGGCTGCGGCATAGTTCGCCTGCCCGGCCATGCCCATTAGGCCGGCGACCGATGAGAAGAGCACGAACGCGGTGAGGTTTAGATCCCGGGTCAGTTCGTCCAGGTGGACGGCGGCATTCACCTTAGGCCGGAGGACGCGGTCGAACCGTTCCGGGGTAAGCACCCCCAGAATGCCGTCGTCCACGACGCCGGCTGCGTGCACCACCGCCGACAGCGGGTGGTCACCGGGCACATCGGCAAGGAGCCGGGCCAGGTCGTCGCGGTCCGCGACGTCGCAGGCGGCTACGGCGACGTGCGCACCGGTTGCGTTCAGCTCGGCGACGAACTCCTCGGCGCCGGGCGTGCGCAACCCCCGGCGGCTTATCAGCAGGAACCGCCTGACGCCGTGCTCCCTCGCGAGGTGGCGGACAACGAGGCGGCCCAGGCTACCCAGGCCACCGGTGATCAGGACGTGGCTGCTCGCGTCGAACGGTACGGCGGTGCCTTCGGCCGGACGGGCCCGGCGCAGCCTCGGTACTGACGCCCTGCCAGCCCGGATGGCGAGCTGCGGCTCGTCCGACGCCAGGGCCCGAACGAGGGCGCGCAGGGAGTCGGGCTGCCCGTCCCAGTCGACGAGGGTGAACCGGCCGGGGTGTTCGGCTTGGGCGGAGCGGATCAATCCCCACACAGGGGTCTGTGCAAGGTCAGGGTGTTCTCCTTCCCCGGCCGCCACGCCTCCGGCGGTCAGCAGTACGAGCCGGGAACGGCTAAGCCGCTCGTCGGCAGTCCAAGCCTGCGCGAGTGCGAGTGTCTCGCGTGCGGCACGGGCCGCTGCCGCGGGGACGGCCTCGTCGATGCCAGCGTTCGCTCCTCCCGGTCCCTCCGTGATGACTAGCGACGGCACCGGGGCACCGGCCGCGACGGAGCGCACGAGACTGTCGAGGTCCGGGTGGAGGGCGACGGCCTGGCCACCGGCCCGGACCGCCTCGGCGATGTGCCGGGCCCGGTCCCCCAGTACGGCCCAGGTTCCCGCTGCCAGGTCCTCGCCCGTCGGACGCCACTGCGGCCACTCGAGCGTGAAGAGATCCTCGTGCAGCGCCATGGTGTGCCGGGGGATGTCACGCAGCACCACGGTGTCGACCGCGAGAACCGGTGCGCCCCTCTCGTCGGAGAGAGTCAGCCCGTAGGTGTCGCTTTCCCGGTGGCGCAGGTGGACGCGAAGGCGGTCTGCTGCGGTCTGGTACAGCGTCACGCCGCTCCAGGCGAAGGGTACGACGGTCCTGGAGGCATCGGCGGAACCGACGGCGAGGATCGTGTGGAGAGCGGCGTCTAGAACTGCGGGATGCAGCAGGAAGGCCGGGGCGTTCACCGGCTCGACAGCAGACACCGGTACGACGTCCGCGTACAGGTCAGACCCGTCGCGCCACACGGCCTCCAGACTTTGGAATGCTGGTCCGTAGCCGTAACCCTGCTCGCTGAGCCGGGGGTACAGTCCGTCGATCGCCACTGCGGCGGCGCCGCTGGGCGGCCAGGAGGACAGACCGGTGGACTGTGACGTCCGAGCGGGTGGAGCCGGAGGTACTGGGCCTCCTGCATCCAGCAGGCCCACGGCATGGCGGGCCCACTCCCCCGCCCGGCCGTCTGCGGGGCGAGAGTACAGGGCGAGGGGCGAGCGGCCAGTACCGTCCGGAGGGCTGACGAAGACCTGAACGTCGACGGCGTCGTGGAGGTGGAGAGGATTCTCCAGGGTCAGCTCCGACACACGCTCCGCGCCCGTAAACCGTGCCGCGTACAGCGCGAGTTCCACGAGGACGGCTCCGGGCACCAGCGGGACACCCAGGACGGTGTGTTCGGTGAGCCAGGGGTGCGTCTCGGGTGCGAGGCGGCCGGTGAACACCCGGCCCTGTCCGCCCGCCAGGTCGACCGTGGAATCCAGGACGGGATGCCCGGAGGAGTCAGGGGCTACGGGCGAGGGGGCTTCCAGGAGCCAGTGGCTCGTCCGCTGGAAGGGGTAGGTGGGTAGGGGCACGGCCCGGCCGCCGGGGAAGACCGCGGACCAGTCGACGTGAGCACCGGTGACGTGGGACCGAGCCAGCGCCTGCGCGACCGTGTCCGCTGCCGCGTGACCCCGACGCAGCAGGGGCACGACAGCCTGCGGCCCGTCGTCACGGTCCTCCAGCCCGGACCGGACCATGGCACTGAGCACGCCGTCGGGGCCGAGTTCCAGGAACAACCCGACTCCGTCGCTGACCAGGAAGCGCACTCCGTCCCAGAAGCGGACCGGCTCACGCAGCTGCCGCACCCAGTACTCCGGATCGGTCAGTTCACCGCTGTCGATGAGCTTGCCGGTCAGGTTGGAGACGATCGGGACGGCGGGGGCGGAGAACGCCACGCGGGCGGCCACGGCGCGAAACTCGTCGAGGATGCCGTCCATGTGCGGAGAGTGGAAGGCGTGACTGACGCGCAGCCTCGTGACGCGTCGACCAAGGCCTCGCATGGTCTTCTCAACGGCGGCCACGGCCTGCTCGTCGCCGGAGACGACGATCGACCGCGGCCCGTTGTACGCGGCGACGACCACGCGCCCGTCGTGTGCCGCGAGCACGGGCCGCAGTTCTTCCTCCGGTGCCTGGACGGCGGCCATGGCCCCTCCGCCCCGGGCCGACTGCATGAGCCGGCCGCGGGCGGCGACGAGGGCGCAGGCATCGTCGAGGGAGAGGACGCCTGCGACATGGGCGGCGGTGAGTTCGCCGACGGAGTGGCCCAGCAGGTAGTCGGGGACGAGTCCGTAGTGCTCCAGGAGCCGGAACAGCCCGACTTCCAAGGCGAACAGGGCCGGCTGGGTGTAGCGGGTCCGGTCGATCAGGGACCCAAGAGGTGACTCGTCCGAGGCAAGGAGCAGTTCCTTCAGAGACACGTCCAGGTGGGGGTCCATCCGTCGGCAGACGTCATCGAGGGCGGCGGCGAACGCCGGGGACACGGCGTGGAGCTCACGCCCCATGCCGAGGTACTGGCTGCCCTGGCCCGTGAAGAGATAGGCCGTCCTGCACGGTACGGTCGCCGTCCCCGACACCACGGCGTCCGAGGCAGTTCCGTCAGCCAGTGCCTGCAGGGCGTCGAGCAGATCGCCGCGGTCGGAGGCGAGGACGACGGCCCGGTCCGTGAGGGCAGAGCGGGTCATGGCGAGGGAGTGTGCGATGTCGTGGCTGGTGTACTCGGGGTGTGCTGCGGCGAACGCGCGCAGCCGCTCCGCCTGGTCCCGCAGGGCCGTGGCACCGCGGGCGGAGAGCAGCCAGGGGACGGTTCCGGTGGGGGTGGGTTGTTCCGGCGCGGGGAATGTGGGTGCCTGTTCGAGGATGACATGGGCGTTGGTGCCACTGATCCCGAAGGACGACACCCCCGCACGCCGCGGGCGCTCCCGCTCCGGCCACACCACCGCCTCGGTCAGCAACGACACCTCACCCGCCGACCAGTCCACATGCGACGACGGCTCATCCACGTGCAACGTCCGGGGCAGCACACCATGGCGCATCGCCATCACCATCTTGATGATCCCGCCCACACCCGCAGCAGCCTGCGCATGACCGATGTTCGACTTCAACGACCCCAGAAACAAAGGCCCACCAGAACGCCCCTGCCCATATGTCGCCAACAACGCCTGCGCCTCGATCGGATCACCCAACCGAGTCCCGGTCCCATGCGCCTCCACCACATCCACATCGCCCGCAGACAACCCCGCCACTGCCAGCGCACGACGGATCACCCGCTCCTGCGACGGACCATTCGGCGCCGTCAACCCATTACTCGCACCGTCCTGATTCACCGCGGAACCACGCACTACCGCCAGCACCTCATGCCCACGACGCCGCGCAGCCGACAACCGCTCCAGCACCAGCACACCCACACCCTCGGCCCACGCAGTCCCGTCCGCAGACTCCGCAAACGCCTTGCACCGCCCGTCCACCGACAACGCCCGCTGACGGCTGAACTCCACGAATGTGTCGGGGCTGGCCATGACCGTGACGCCACCGGCGAACGCGATGTCGCACTCCCCCGCGCGCAACGCCTGCACCGCAAGGTGCACCGCCACCAACGACGAAGAACACGCCGTATCCACCGTCATCGAGGGACCCTCAAGACCGAACGTGTACG
The nucleotide sequence above comes from Streptomyces cynarae. Encoded proteins:
- a CDS encoding type I polyketide synthase, which codes for MASTSNEQLVEALRAALKENERLKGVNTRLEEAWYEPIAIVGMACRYPGGVNSPQDLWRLLTEETDAVGPFPSDRGWDLTGLFDPDPDTPGTSYATEGGFLHDAARFDPEFFGISPREAHAIDPQQRLLLEVAWEAFEQAGLDPRTLHGSRTGVFVGTMYDDYASRLSSAPQDYEGYLSTGSAGSVASGRISYTFGFEGPAVTVDTACSSSLVALHLACASIRRGECTLALAGGATVMATPMPFVEFSRQRGLAADGRCKSFSDAADGTAWSEGVGLLLVERLSDAVRHNHDVLAVIRGSAVNQDGASNGLTSPSGPAQERLIKEALDAAGLHPSEVDAVEAHGTGTALGDPIEARALLAVYGTAHAPNRPLHLGSLKSNIGHAQAAAGVGGVIKMTLAMHHGVLPRTLHADRPTSRVDWSSGAVSLLTEATVWPELDRPRRAAVSAFGISGTNAHLILEQASRSARPAVPAGPQAPALPVVPVLLSAATEPALRAQADALHHHMATNPSADILDLGFSLATTRTRLVHRAVLLGRDRDGVLEGLRGLSAGDTVLQAVRGTATAGRTAFLFAGQGSQRPGSGRELYEAFPTYAIAFDEVCDALGPHLNHPLRNVAFAPEGSSEAGLLERTEYAQPTLFAGEVALAHLLDSWGVHPDAVFGHSVGALAAVHVAGVLSLDDAAALVAARGRIMQQLPSGGAMAALNAGEEEATALLAGHEDRIALAAVNGPAATVLSGDREALAAVVAAFEERGGRASWLRVHHAFHSPLMEPALAEFRSAVQRSEFHAPRLTVVSDLTGKPARPGELESPDYWVRHARHTVRFQEGVHSLADLGCTRFLELGPRGALTSHAADCLAENADGPRVLGPIPTVVPTLRGRQPEPEELLSSLSRLDVCGTDVDWTAVFVGRGARRTALPTYPFQRGHYWLAEPGPVRTGATGSTPIDHPVLTSRIELANPEGILLTGRLSVGEQPWLPHHRVAGDVVLPGTALWELVAMAAREAGSNTLEELVLEAPLVVPDDSDTELHVFVSAENAGRRSVTVHARMAGVAGGWLRHAHGTLVGPTPERPAALDVWPPQGAEPVALEPDRLYADLAASGLDYGPAFRGVRALWRRGQEVFAEVESSEVFAQRPGRYLVHPALFDAALHPVALGGLIKDTSTALVPYTWSRVRFHGPAGTRLRVRLAPAGAHAVAVDVADAAGQPVASVGSLALRPVAAPAGPMEVGDGLYVPSWEPVALPPSTSARPRWAVFDAYGTGPYGELDAEGSAPPVFRDHAALAAALASETAPELVLMPSPPSSARDGRSDAESVRDVLGHVLSTAQLVTTGGRPAGTQLVVLTGGAMTVGGEQPAAAPAALVGSAVWGLLRAAQTEHPGTFVLIDSDDAPESRRVLSAALALAEPQLALRGGTAYRPVLTAQEPDTVLRPPTDQTHWRLDYVARGSLTDLALAPWPEAAAPLTHGQVRVQMHAAGLNFRDVLLSLGVIPPSVDPSAADPGQGGEGSGVVLGVGPGVTDFKPGDRVMGLFSGVGPVSVTDHRLICRIPQGWTFPQAAAVPVAYLTAYYGLVDLAGLRQGESVLVHAGTGGVGTAALQLARHLGAEAYATAGPGKWNVLRAMGLAEDRIASSRTLEFEHRFRESTGGRGVDVVLNSLAGEYADASLRLLQRGGRFLEMGKTDRRDAAVVARTHPGVVYRAFDVRDPGPDRIRQMLGTLLALFERGAIMPPPVSAWDVRRAPEAFRHLSEARHIGKVVLEFTGGDGPWDTSRAVLITGGFGGLGPLVARHLVTEHGVRQLVLMGRQLPGPTTEAAQAVADLRDLGADVRTVACDAADREALAAVLDGLTGDGVRLGGVVHAAGVLDDGVFEAMTPEKLDRTLRPKVDATLHLHELTEPLGLSAFVVFSSLAGTIGSAGQTAYAAGNAFLDALVEHRRATGRPGVSLVWGLWEGTLGMGRALNEADMARMARTGVAPLSAKRGLELLDAAMYRNAPVAVAAQWSLDALSTAAPASSLLKSLLTETPRNSSGPAAVLGTPASPSPDGPRNGDSGSGDDLVETVCHEIAVVLGHASSAMVDPHGVFDRIGFDSLTAVELRNRLAKATGIRLPATFIYDYPTPVELVHHLRGQLGEPEPTDAERIQGIEAILEGLTRLESAVAAHHLDAGMRDIARARLEDLLAALRTPTEGETS